One Oscillospiraceae bacterium genomic region harbors:
- a CDS encoding altronate dehydratase family protein has protein sequence MPIAIKINPKDNVVVALHPIAKGTAVPVDNTTVTAVEDIPQGHKMAITPIKAGENVIKYGFPIGHATADAVPGTWMHTHNVKTNLSGEIEYSYHPDVHPLTPAAPETFMGYRRKDGRAAIRNEIWIIPTVGCVNDCAKALVRDNQDLVTGSIDGLYTFTHPFGCSQTGHDHAQTRKLLASLVRHPNAGAVLVLSLGCENLTHEQFLEELGDYDADRVKFLTCQDVEDELVAGREILKELAAYAAQFKREPIPASELVIGMKCGGSDGLSGITANPTIGRFSDMLCARGGSTVLTEVPEMFGAEGFLMDRCQNEQVFEKAVKMINGFKEYFISHNEVVYDNPSPGNKQGGITTLEDKSCGCVQKGGSAPIMDVIDYGEPVTTKGLNMLYGPGNDLVSATALTAAGAHMVLFSTGRGTPFGAPAPTLKIATNSQLAAKKKTWIDFNAGVVADGERTLDEAGADLYQLVLDVASGKQTCAEKKGFREISIFKDGVVL, from the coding sequence ATGCCCATCGCTATTAAGATCAACCCCAAAGATAACGTGGTCGTTGCCCTGCACCCCATCGCCAAGGGCACCGCTGTCCCCGTGGATAACACCACCGTCACCGCTGTTGAGGATATCCCCCAGGGCCACAAGATGGCCATCACTCCCATCAAGGCAGGCGAGAATGTCATCAAGTACGGCTTCCCCATCGGCCATGCCACCGCTGACGCCGTGCCCGGCACCTGGATGCACACCCACAACGTCAAGACCAACCTGTCCGGCGAGATCGAGTACAGCTACCATCCCGACGTACATCCCCTGACCCCGGCGGCCCCGGAGACTTTCATGGGCTACCGCCGCAAGGACGGCCGTGCCGCCATCCGCAACGAGATCTGGATCATCCCCACCGTCGGCTGCGTCAACGACTGCGCCAAAGCCCTCGTGCGGGACAACCAGGATCTGGTCACCGGCTCCATCGACGGCCTGTACACCTTCACCCATCCCTTCGGCTGCTCCCAGACCGGCCATGACCATGCCCAGACCCGCAAGCTGCTGGCTTCGCTGGTCCGCCACCCCAACGCCGGCGCTGTGCTGGTGCTCTCTCTGGGCTGCGAGAACCTGACCCATGAGCAGTTCCTGGAAGAACTGGGCGACTACGACGCTGACCGCGTCAAGTTCCTGACCTGCCAGGATGTCGAGGACGAGCTGGTCGCAGGCCGCGAGATCCTGAAAGAGCTGGCCGCCTACGCTGCCCAGTTCAAGCGCGAGCCGATCCCCGCCAGCGAGCTGGTCATCGGCATGAAGTGCGGCGGCTCCGACGGTCTGTCCGGCATCACCGCCAACCCCACCATCGGCCGCTTCAGCGATATGCTGTGCGCCCGCGGCGGTTCCACCGTGCTGACCGAGGTGCCCGAGATGTTCGGCGCCGAGGGGTTCCTGATGGATCGCTGCCAGAATGAGCAGGTCTTTGAGAAGGCTGTTAAGATGATCAACGGCTTCAAAGAGTACTTCATCAGCCACAACGAGGTCGTTTACGACAATCCCAGCCCGGGCAACAAGCAGGGCGGTATCACCACGCTGGAGGACAAGTCCTGCGGCTGCGTCCAGAAGGGCGGCTCTGCCCCCATCATGGATGTCATCGATTATGGTGAGCCCGTCACCACCAAGGGCCTGAACATGCTGTATGGCCCCGGCAACGACCTGGTCTCCGCCACTGCGCTGACCGCCGCCGGTGCCCACATGGTGCTGTTCTCCACCGGCCGCGGCACGCCGTTCGGCGCACCCGCCCCGACGCTGAAGATCGCTACCAACAGCCAGCTGGCCGCCAAGAAAAAGACCTGGATCGACTTCAATGCCGGTGTGGTCGCGGACGGCGAGCGTACCCTGGACGAGGCTGGCGCTGACCTGTACCAGCTGGTGCTGGATGTTGCTTCCGGCAAGCAGACCTGCGCCGAGAAGAAGGGCTTCCGCGAGATCTCCATCTTCAAGGACGGCGTCGTGCTTTGA
- a CDS encoding tagaturonate reductase, whose product METLNYEVLKKSGYDGYVLKDAPEKVLQFGEGNFLRAFVDYWFDLANEKADWNGKCVLVQPIAPGLAKMINEQEGLYTLYLRGSENGKKVDDKRVISSVSRCLNPYEKEDFDKMMAVAASDDLEIIVSNTTEAGIVYDPACKLEDVPASSFPGKLTQVLYHRYKAGKKGIIMLACELIDNNGKELLKCVNQYIEQWGLEDGFKKYVNEDCTFCGSLVDRIVPGRIRDPKEVAELEAKHGYADPLLDVGEVFGVWVIEGDTKLNDVLPFRKAGLEDHVFVTPDMSPYKKRKVRILNGAHTGFVLGAYLAGYDIVRDCMHDDTILGYMNKMLLDEVVPILPLDQDDCKKFAAAVEDRFNNPFVNHELMSISLNSTSKWRARNMPSFLEYIEKNGKLPTCLTMSFAAYIAFYSNDVQGLTDKGLVCKRAKGNEYTVSDDRWALEFYNEHKNDDIPTLVHAVMTNEQMWGQDLTKVAGFEETTVKNLTMIREQGALAAYKSCL is encoded by the coding sequence ATGGAAACTCTGAATTACGAGGTTCTGAAAAAGTCCGGCTATGACGGTTATGTCCTGAAAGATGCCCCCGAAAAGGTCCTGCAGTTCGGTGAGGGCAACTTCCTGCGCGCTTTCGTTGACTACTGGTTCGACCTGGCCAACGAGAAGGCTGACTGGAACGGCAAGTGCGTGCTGGTCCAGCCCATCGCCCCCGGCCTGGCCAAGATGATCAACGAGCAGGAGGGCCTCTACACCCTGTACCTGCGCGGCAGCGAAAACGGAAAAAAGGTCGATGACAAGCGCGTGATCTCCAGCGTGTCCCGCTGCCTGAACCCGTATGAGAAAGAGGATTTTGACAAGATGATGGCCGTTGCCGCCAGCGACGACCTCGAGATCATCGTCTCCAACACCACCGAGGCCGGCATCGTCTACGACCCCGCCTGCAAGCTGGAGGACGTTCCCGCATCCAGCTTCCCCGGCAAGCTGACCCAGGTGCTGTATCACCGCTATAAGGCAGGCAAGAAGGGCATCATCATGCTGGCCTGCGAGCTGATCGACAACAACGGCAAGGAACTGCTGAAGTGTGTCAACCAGTACATCGAGCAGTGGGGCCTGGAGGACGGCTTCAAGAAGTACGTCAACGAGGACTGCACCTTCTGCGGCTCTCTGGTTGACCGTATCGTTCCCGGCCGCATCCGTGACCCGAAGGAAGTTGCTGAACTGGAAGCCAAGCACGGCTATGCTGACCCGCTGCTGGATGTCGGTGAGGTCTTCGGCGTCTGGGTCATTGAGGGTGACACCAAGCTGAACGACGTTCTGCCCTTCCGCAAGGCTGGCCTCGAGGATCACGTCTTCGTTACCCCCGATATGAGCCCGTACAAGAAGCGCAAGGTACGTATCCTGAACGGCGCCCACACCGGCTTTGTTCTGGGCGCATACCTGGCCGGCTACGACATCGTGCGCGACTGCATGCATGACGACACCATCCTGGGCTACATGAACAAGATGCTGCTGGATGAGGTCGTGCCCATCCTGCCCCTGGATCAGGACGACTGCAAGAAGTTCGCCGCTGCTGTGGAGGACCGCTTCAACAACCCGTTCGTCAACCATGAGCTGATGAGCATCTCCCTGAACTCCACCTCCAAGTGGCGTGCCCGCAACATGCCTTCCTTCCTCGAGTACATCGAGAAGAACGGCAAGCTGCCCACCTGCCTGACCATGAGCTTCGCTGCTTACATTGCCTTCTACAGCAACGATGTCCAGGGCTTGACCGACAAAGGCCTGGTCTGCAAGCGTGCCAAGGGCAACGAGTACACCGTCTCCGATGATCGTTGGGCTCTGGAATTCTACAACGAGCACAAGAACGACGATATCCCGACTCTCGTCCATGCCGTCATGACCAACGAGCAGATGTGGGGCCAGGACCTGACCAAGGTCGCCGGCTTCGAGGAAACTACCGTCAAGAACCTGACCATGATTCGTGAGCAGGGCGCTCTGGCTGCTTACAAGAGCTGCCTGTGA
- the uxaC gene encoding glucuronate isomerase: MKAFMDKDFLLETPTAQHLYHDYSAKLPIVDYHCHIPPQEIYENRRFENIAQVWLGGHQVLADGSDYYFGDHYKWRVMRSNGVPEEYITGDKPDRERFQKFAEALPMAIGNPMYTWCHLELKKYFGYEGVLNGDTAEEVWNLCNEKLQNDPKLTVRGLIAQSNVAMVGTTDDPIDSLEWHKKIKADPSIKVVVAPSYRPDKVLNIRKEGFADYIHKLENVVGRKFACANCVVNALDERLQFFVEMGCRASDHGLDYIPYVDTNAEKATAAFKKAMAGETLTQEEGDEYTTYVLLALGRLYKKYNVAMQLHYSCLRNVNEKMYRKLGPDTGYDMIAVTDCSATISSLLSKLTETDECPKVILYSLNPADFDMLGTLMGPFQDDEIPGKIQLGSAWWFCDTDDGMYQQMKTLARLGLLGNFIGMLTDSRSFLSYTRHELFRRLMCNLIGGWVENGQYPNDDKALKQIVEGISYYNAKRYFNL, from the coding sequence ATGAAAGCTTTTATGGACAAGGACTTTCTGCTGGAGACCCCTACCGCCCAGCACCTGTATCACGACTATTCGGCCAAGCTGCCCATCGTAGACTATCACTGCCACATTCCCCCGCAGGAGATCTACGAGAACCGCCGCTTTGAGAACATCGCCCAGGTGTGGCTGGGCGGCCATCAGGTCCTGGCCGATGGCTCTGACTACTACTTTGGCGACCACTACAAGTGGCGCGTGATGCGTTCCAACGGCGTACCCGAGGAGTACATCACCGGCGACAAGCCCGACCGCGAGCGTTTCCAGAAGTTTGCCGAGGCCCTGCCCATGGCCATCGGCAACCCGATGTACACCTGGTGCCATCTGGAGCTGAAGAAGTACTTTGGCTACGAGGGCGTGCTGAACGGCGACACCGCTGAGGAAGTTTGGAACCTGTGCAACGAGAAGCTGCAGAATGACCCGAAGCTGACTGTCCGCGGCCTGATCGCGCAGAGCAATGTTGCCATGGTCGGCACCACCGATGACCCCATCGATTCTCTGGAGTGGCACAAGAAGATCAAGGCTGACCCGTCCATCAAGGTCGTCGTGGCTCCCTCCTACCGCCCCGACAAGGTCCTGAACATCCGCAAGGAAGGCTTTGCCGATTACATCCACAAGCTGGAGAACGTGGTCGGCCGCAAGTTTGCCTGTGCCAACTGCGTTGTCAACGCTCTGGATGAGCGCCTGCAGTTCTTCGTAGAGATGGGCTGCCGCGCCTCTGACCACGGCCTGGATTACATCCCCTACGTGGATACCAACGCCGAGAAGGCTACCGCTGCTTTCAAGAAGGCCATGGCCGGTGAGACCCTGACCCAGGAAGAGGGCGACGAGTACACCACCTACGTGCTGCTGGCCCTGGGCCGCCTGTACAAGAAATACAACGTGGCTATGCAGCTGCACTACAGCTGCCTGCGCAACGTCAACGAGAAGATGTACCGCAAGCTCGGCCCCGATACCGGCTACGATATGATCGCCGTGACCGATTGCAGCGCTACCATCAGCAGCCTGCTGAGCAAGCTGACTGAGACCGACGAGTGCCCGAAGGTCATCCTGTACAGCCTGAACCCCGCCGACTTCGACATGCTGGGCACCCTGATGGGACCCTTCCAGGATGACGAGATCCCCGGCAAGATCCAGCTGGGTTCCGCCTGGTGGTTCTGCGATACCGACGACGGCATGTACCAGCAGATGAAGACCCTGGCTCGCCTGGGCCTGCTGGGCAACTTCATCGGTATGCTGACCGACAGCCGCAGCTTCCTGAGCTATACCCGCCACGAGCTGTTCCGCCGCCTGATGTGCAACCTGATCGGCGGCTGGGTCGAGAACGGCCAGTACCCCAACGATGACAAGGCCCTGAAGCAGATCGTCGAGGGCATCAGCTACTACAACGCCAAGCGCTACTTCAACCTGTAA
- a CDS encoding DUF5662 family protein, translated as MLVMQNCFRCGLYWQGLTHDLSKLSPVEFWAGAKYWQGICSPNNAQRQKEGYSAAWLHHKGRNKHHLEYWIDYAPGGDHAMAGMRMPEKYVAEMVCDRIAASKNYKGKNYTDAVAWEYYDHSKDHYILHPETRKQLETCLLILRDEGEDACFAYIRKELLGKKK; from the coding sequence ATGCTGGTGATGCAAAACTGCTTCCGCTGCGGGCTGTACTGGCAGGGCCTTACCCACGATTTAAGCAAGCTGTCCCCGGTGGAATTCTGGGCTGGTGCCAAGTACTGGCAGGGGATCTGCAGCCCCAACAACGCCCAGCGCCAGAAAGAAGGCTATAGTGCCGCCTGGCTGCACCATAAGGGGCGCAATAAGCACCATCTGGAATACTGGATCGACTACGCACCGGGCGGCGACCACGCCATGGCCGGTATGCGCATGCCGGAAAAGTACGTAGCCGAGATGGTGTGTGACCGCATTGCCGCCAGCAAAAACTACAAAGGCAAAAACTACACAGATGCCGTTGCATGGGAATACTACGACCACAGCAAAGACCATTACATCCTGCACCCCGAGACAAGAAAGCAGCTGGAGACCTGCCTGCTGATCCTGCGCGATGAGGGCGAGGATGCATGTTTTGCGTATATCCGCAAAGAATTATTAGGCAAAAAGAAATAA
- a CDS encoding MBL fold metallo-hydrolase, translating to MKLTFLGADREVTGSCTQLEAAGHRILIDCGMEQGRDVYENADLPYAPGTYEALLLTHAHIDHSGRIPYLYKNGYRGPIYTTDATRDLCAIMLEDSAHIQEQEAEWKNRKAMRSGAEMVEPDYTVEDAEKVMQQFVPCPYETWQNLFDGPTGKIEMRFTDVGHLLGSASISLRVTEPGKQPEIIVFSGDIGNTHQPLIKDPANPGHADYLIMESTYGDRSHGPKPDYLGELTDVLQSTFDKGGNVVIPSFAVGRTQELLYFLRQIKAEGRVTGHGNFPVYVDSPLASKSTTIFRENFSECYDEEALALVQAGRNPLQFPGLHISETKEESMAINGDPVPKVIISAAGMCDAGRIRHHLKYNLWRPECTVLFVGYQSPGTLGNALVNGAQEVKLFGEPVQVKASIRQLSGLSGHADKDGLAAWLHAFDEKPKFVFVNHGEDAVAAHWAEKLRAEGYEADAPYNGAVWIVSDGRAACAETGNTQKIVKTRTEANVRTSAAYDRLVNMGQRLMEVIRHNQGGANKDLAKFASQIASLCDKWDR from the coding sequence ATGAAGCTTACCTTTTTAGGCGCTGACCGTGAGGTTACGGGCAGCTGTACCCAGCTGGAAGCTGCAGGACATCGTATCCTGATCGACTGCGGCATGGAGCAGGGCCGCGACGTCTACGAAAACGCCGACCTGCCCTATGCCCCCGGCACCTACGAAGCTCTGCTGCTGACTCACGCCCACATCGACCACTCGGGCCGCATCCCGTACCTGTACAAAAACGGCTACCGCGGCCCCATTTACACCACCGACGCCACCCGCGACCTCTGTGCCATCATGCTGGAGGACTCGGCCCATATCCAGGAGCAGGAGGCTGAGTGGAAAAACCGTAAGGCCATGCGCAGTGGTGCCGAGATGGTCGAACCCGATTATACCGTCGAGGATGCCGAGAAGGTCATGCAGCAGTTCGTGCCCTGCCCCTATGAGACCTGGCAAAACCTGTTTGATGGACCAACGGGTAAAATCGAGATGCGCTTTACCGATGTAGGCCACCTGCTGGGCAGTGCGTCCATCTCGCTGCGCGTGACCGAACCGGGCAAGCAGCCGGAGATCATCGTTTTCTCCGGCGATATTGGCAACACCCACCAGCCGCTCATCAAGGACCCCGCCAACCCCGGCCACGCAGACTACCTGATTATGGAGTCCACCTACGGCGACCGCAGCCACGGCCCCAAGCCGGACTACCTGGGCGAGTTGACCGATGTGCTGCAATCTACCTTTGATAAGGGCGGTAACGTGGTCATCCCCAGCTTTGCGGTGGGCCGCACCCAGGAGCTGCTGTATTTTCTGCGGCAGATCAAGGCCGAGGGCCGCGTGACCGGCCACGGAAACTTCCCGGTCTACGTGGACAGCCCGCTGGCCAGCAAGTCCACCACTATCTTCCGCGAGAATTTCAGCGAGTGCTATGACGAGGAAGCCCTGGCCCTGGTGCAGGCAGGCCGGAACCCGCTGCAGTTCCCCGGCCTGCACATCAGCGAGACCAAAGAAGAATCCATGGCCATCAACGGCGACCCCGTGCCGAAGGTCATCATCTCGGCGGCGGGCATGTGCGACGCGGGCCGCATCCGCCACCATTTAAAGTATAACCTTTGGCGGCCAGAGTGCACCGTGCTGTTCGTGGGCTACCAAAGCCCCGGCACGCTGGGCAACGCGCTGGTCAACGGCGCGCAGGAAGTCAAGCTGTTTGGCGAGCCGGTGCAGGTCAAGGCGAGCATCCGGCAGCTGAGCGGGCTTTCCGGCCACGCCGACAAGGACGGCCTGGCCGCTTGGCTGCACGCCTTTGACGAAAAGCCGAAGTTCGTCTTTGTCAACCATGGCGAGGATGCCGTGGCCGCCCACTGGGCCGAAAAGCTGCGGGCTGAAGGCTACGAGGCCGACGCGCCCTACAACGGCGCTGTCTGGATCGTCAGCGATGGCCGCGCCGCCTGCGCCGAGACCGGTAACACGCAAAAAATCGTCAAGACCCGCACCGAAGCCAATGTGCGCACCAGCGCTGCTTACGACCGCCTGGTCAATATGGGCCAGCGTTTGATGGAAGTCATCCGCCACAACCAGGGCGGTGCCAACAAGGACCTGGCCAAGTTCGCCAGCCAGATCGCCAGCTTGTGCGATAAGTGGGATAGATAA